One genomic region from Scylla paramamosain isolate STU-SP2022 unplaced genomic scaffold, ASM3559412v1 Contig96, whole genome shotgun sequence encodes:
- the LOC135098972 gene encoding serine/threonine-protein phosphatase 6 regulatory ankyrin repeat subunit A-like isoform X4 — protein MEAAWKGHTQTVKALLNLGANPQATDSEEWTALHHAAAWGQQQCVAALTPVTRPTPAHLETYTPVHAASYHGHVEVLEQLAGAGWPLTARESDGNTPLHRAVWGGSVTCLRWLVERGGDPRVQNNNGHTPLDMAVQFNRHEVETWLVKNGGAVVRNEDQRVQEVRIWRRMHENNHNTVLSYMMEGNEAAMSLIPETYDGHLLNQEGLTPLHAVALRGASSRVVQALLRRGVSPHVITPENMTPADLARQEGHHLVIKGLQCHRCEKSAAPPQRLYQELLSAICLGDDVQAVSSLLCKGAPIEPLGGRSALRLAITTDRARTVSLLLASGASLSATLLQEAWQSPNVTHMVLASLTSAYCCRLRVEQRRLVEVSRALVEGISNLLEDIEGSTPWLAAWRSGEDTDHATLSDLLAKAAAANCPVTAAFLQSAGAWPFFSQASGGSALHAALDAGHQTMAEALIRDLGGCPYVPDTHGRLPVHMMSDEERQRLEQRLFEEEQEKLKDLELLQKADREKAAARTALDVQKVLFDSHKNGEDKNVSAGDGRAALLLAAHKGLLQLTHLLLREGRRPVDEVVDDTCGTTALHQAASHGQDGCVALLLSAGANTQQRDSYGQTPRLLAAMFGHTSTADLLAQQDVQDVPCRAGTTAKQVTRGFEAYLQLYEKYAHDPLTPFDRHNPDGVTRKLMKCIRVGKLQQEAQRVAVDLSEGEALQIHEAVMAELKVIMDNVSAADPTYRGDLRLAGSSRDGSKLYAPDEFDVNIVIHGDDVGVNVSERRKEEALLKGRLQISVKIDNPNLKGNSFMANLYKKVHRCLAGHTLQDERLSLVPPGLTSTQVGVALALAWQGREYPLLLVGVDLVPVLEVPWLEQIPRPFLTPGDTTTMQLSNAADGSWRCSFALTEAKVLGTLSPAERHLQLMGKLLLSRLKAERWMPRHKKSFCTWFATREWNIPVPSGFCFKNAFLRWLEYRRRGERHHAKQLAAGREGDPARWLVQVFRLMCADPEESRERLTTQNSSAYFGGDCEGRKPGDGAPVIVQCLEEDLEKLWPGSSGPPRPEPRQPGGGEHTGGAASLDAEDATPR, from the exons ATGGAGGCTGCCTGGAAGGGCCACACCCAGACAGTGAAGGCACTGCTGAACCTCGGTGCGAACCCTCAGGCGACGGATAGTGaag aatgGACAGCCCTCCATCATGCTGCAGCGTGGGGCCAGCAGCAGTGCGTGGCGGCCCTCACGCCTGTCACCCGTCCCACCCCCGCACACCTCGAGACATATACCCCGGTGCACGCCGCCAGTTACCatggccacgtggaggtactggagcagctggcgggtgctggctggcccctcaccgcTAGGGAAAGTGATGGCAACACACCCCTGCACCGTGCTGTGTGGGGCGGTAGCGTGACATGTCTGCGATGGCTGGTAGAGCGAGGTGGTGACCCGCGCGTGCAAAATAATAATGGACACACCCCGCTGGACATGGCCGTGCAGTTTAACCGCCACGAGGTGGAGACTTGGCTGGTCAAAAATGGTGGCGCTGTTGTGAGGAACGAGGATCAGCGTGTGCAGGAAGTG AGAATATGGCGGCGCATGCATGAAAACAACCACAACACAGTCCTGTCCTATATGATGGAGGGCAACGAGGCAGCCATGTCCCTCATCCCCGAGACTTATGACGGTCACCTGCTGAACCAGGAAGGCCTGACACCCCTCCACGCCGTGGCGCTGCGCGGGGCTTCCAGTCGTGTAGTGCAGGCTTTGCTGAGACGCGGCGTGAGCCCTCATGTGATCACCCCTGAGAACATGACCCCCGCTGACCTGGCACGGCAAGAAGGCCATCACCTAGTGATTAAGGGACTACAGTGCCACCGGTGTGaaaag AGCGCCGCACCCCCACAGCGCTTGTACCAGGAACTGCTCTCAGCAATCTGTCTCGGGGACGACGTGCAGGCGGTGTCCAGTCTCCTGTGTAAAGGCGCCCCCATAGAGCCCCTGGGTGGCCGCTCCGCCCTCAGACTGGCTATCACCACCGACCGTGCACGCACCGTCAGCCTGCTGCTGGCGAGCGGCGCCTCCCTGTCCGCCACACTGCTGCAGGAGGCTTGGCAGAGCCCCAATGTGACCCACATGGTGCTGGCCTCCCTCACCAGC GCCTACTGCTGCCGGCTGCGTGTGGAGCAGCGTCGTCTGGTAGAGGTCAGCCGCGCTCTTGTCGAGGGCATTAGCAATCTGCTGGAAGACATCGAGGGAAGTACTCCGTGGCTGGCTGCCTGGCGATCGGGCGAGGACACTGACCACGCAACTCTGAGCGACCTCCTGGCAAAGGCTGCGGCTGCCAACTGCCCCGTGACTGCCGCCTTCCTGCAGAGTGCAGGGGCGTGGCCTTTCTTTAGCCAAGCCTCGGGTGGCAGCGCCCTGCACGCAGCGCTGGACGCCGGCCACCAGACCATGGCCGAGGCGCTGATCAGGGACCTCGGGGGCTGCCCTTACGTGCCGGACACACACGGTCGCCTTCCAGTGCACATGATGAGTGACGAGGAGCGACAGAGGCTGGAGCAG AGGCTCTtcgaggaggagcaagagaagctGAAGGATCTGGAGCTTCTGCAGAAAGCAGATCGCGAGAAGGCGGCGGCACGGACAGCGCTGGACGTACAGAAGGTTCTTTTTGATAGCCACAAGAATGGAGAGGACAAGAATGTTTCTGCAGGTGATGGCCGCGCCGCCCTGCTGCTGGCCGCTCACAAAGGCCTTCTGCAGCTGACTCATCTGCTGCTGCGGGAGGGTCGCCGCCCCGTGGACGAGGTGGTGGACGACACCTGCGGCACCACCGCCCTCCACCAGGCGGCCTCGCACGGCCAGGACGGTTGCGTGGCGCTGCTGCTGAGCGCAGGCGCCAACACACAGCAGCGCGACAGCTACGGCCAGACCCCCCGACTCCTTGCTGCCATGTTTGGCCACACAAGCACTGCTGACTTGCTGGCCCAACAAGATGTGCAGGACGTTCCTTGCCGCGCGGGCACCACCGCCAAGCAAGTGACGCGAGGATTTGAAGCATACTTGCAGCTTTATGAGAAGTATGCCCATGATCCTCTGACTCCATTTGACCGCCACAACCCCGACGGCGTCACAAGGAAGCTTATGAAATGCATACGTGTAGGAAAACTGCAACAGGAGGCTCAGCGGGTGGCTGTTGACTTATCAGAAGGTGAGGCCCTTCAAATACACGAGGCGGTGATGGCGGAACTGAAAGTCATCATGGATAATGTGTCAGCCGCGGACCCCACCTACCGCGGCGACCTGAGGCTGGCGGGCAGCTCTCGGGACGGCTCCAAGTTGTACGCCCCAGATGAGTTTGACGTAAATATCGTGATTCACGGTGATGACGTAGGAGTAAATGttagtgagagaaggaaggaggaagcccTGCTGAAGGGCAGGTTACAGATCTCTGTGAAGATTGACAACCCCAACCTTAAGGGGAATAGTTTCATGGCCAATCTGTACAAGAAGGTGCACCGCTGCCTCGCTGGCCACACCCTGCAGGACGAAAGACTGAGCCTGGTGCCGCCGGGCCTTACTAGTACGCAGGTGGGCGTGGCACTTGCCCTGGCCTGGCAGGGGCGAGAGTATCCACTGCTGCTGGTCGGCGTGGACCTGGTGCCGGTGCTGGAGGTGCCGTGGCTGGAACAAATCCCCAGACCCTTCCTCACTCCcggggacaccaccaccatgcagctCAGTAATGCCGCGGATGGCTCATGGCGCTGCAGCTTTGCCTTGACGGAGGCAAAGGTGCTAGGGACGCTGAGCCCGGCGGAGCGCCATTTGCAGCTGATGGGAAAGCTACTTCTTTCCCGCCTCAAGGCTGAGCGCTGGATGCCACGACACAAGAAGAGCTTCTGCACCTGGTTTGCTACACGGGAGTGGAACATCCCGGTGCCGAGCGGGTTCTGCTTCAAGAACGCATTCCTGCGGTGGCTGGAGTATAGGAGGCGTGGGGAGAGGCACCATGCCAAGCAGTTGGcggcggggcgggagggggaCCCCGCCAGATGGCTGGTACAGGTGTTCAGACTGATGTGTGCAGACCCAGAGGAATCCCGAGAGCGCCTGACAACTCAAAACAGCTCCGCCTACTTTGGAGGGGACTGTGAGGGGCGAAAACCTGGGGACGGGGCGCCCGTCATCGTGCAGTGTCTGGAGGAGGACCTGGAAAAGTTGTGGCCTGGCTCGTCTGGGCCACCACGGCCTGAGCCTAGACAGCCAGGCGGCGGTGAACATACTGGTGGCGCTGCGTCTTTGGATGCAGAAGATGCAACTCCACGGTGA